From a single Planctellipticum variicoloris genomic region:
- a CDS encoding O-antigen ligase family protein, giving the protein MPSPAATLGPATDRPQAWLQGMVVALLTAGCFLPTEGAAQGDTLWLACLWMSAASIAGFLARNSSPLPTWRLVDTGVALFVGGHILSGCLALASGPDRYTASILLVEWIGLAAAWFALRTAFCGAGLPDQILSIGLLIAVTLSLYGVWQYAVLYPSLAAEYGPKMELVRTLGADSPEAARAVQELHAAGVHVEGSALILFEKRLRDSREPFGLFALANTFGGFLAVWTLVGLGLWRQIGSAIWWKQLTLLLLITLIADCLWLTNSRTAWAGLAVGLTGMLAGSLQRRPAFGWLTRAWAIGVGAAAVGVVLYGILGDWQNTSLPGPLKSLVYRFQYWRGTWNFLQDDWLPGSGLGQFRSHYVAHKLPEASEDIADPHNLWLDAWSNGGLLALIGLAVFFLAAVRPIWNRAAVEDESQPPSISPTWNPLLVGGAAAGMTLAFLGPFLLLSEWNDAPLVLLFVWASLMGASSVAGLVPIAVPLGALRFLAALATVTLGFHLVGAGGIGLPTVVQSLFLLAVATLPLTQSTASSEIAIWRQRAIGSGFVLGTLFAIGFVAIPVQLARIHLDAGDRSVSKDRRDFAGRAYREAAATAPLWVEPWLRIATLEERAWKAADRRDEARFDAAVDAIEAAWRRNPGSHLIAQQASRLWTERAEVTGAAGDREQAVAWAQKAVSASPTSALLQAELAISLSAADRESAAGDTARRALVQQQINESQGHVDRYLSPELLDRLSKLSARREGVESPPEQGGTSPQP; this is encoded by the coding sequence ATGCCCTCACCAGCCGCCACTCTCGGCCCCGCCACGGATCGGCCTCAGGCCTGGCTGCAAGGCATGGTCGTTGCGCTGCTGACGGCGGGTTGCTTCCTGCCCACGGAGGGAGCAGCTCAAGGGGATACGCTCTGGCTGGCGTGCCTCTGGATGTCTGCGGCTTCCATTGCCGGATTCCTCGCACGAAATTCGTCGCCCCTCCCGACGTGGCGACTCGTCGACACCGGCGTCGCGCTGTTCGTCGGCGGCCATATCCTGTCGGGTTGCCTGGCGCTCGCCAGCGGACCCGACCGCTACACGGCGTCGATCCTGCTCGTCGAATGGATCGGTCTGGCCGCCGCCTGGTTCGCCTTGCGAACAGCCTTCTGCGGCGCTGGCCTTCCCGATCAGATCCTCTCGATCGGCCTCCTGATCGCCGTCACGCTCAGCCTCTACGGAGTCTGGCAGTATGCAGTGCTGTATCCGTCCCTGGCGGCCGAATACGGCCCCAAAATGGAACTGGTCCGGACACTCGGAGCGGACTCACCCGAGGCCGCACGGGCCGTCCAGGAGCTCCATGCGGCGGGCGTCCATGTCGAAGGCTCCGCGCTGATCCTGTTCGAAAAACGGCTGCGCGACAGCCGGGAGCCGTTCGGTCTATTTGCTCTCGCCAACACGTTTGGCGGATTTCTCGCCGTCTGGACGCTCGTCGGTCTCGGGCTCTGGCGTCAGATCGGGTCGGCCATATGGTGGAAGCAGCTTACTCTCCTGCTGCTCATCACGCTGATCGCCGATTGCTTGTGGCTGACCAACAGCCGGACCGCATGGGCGGGACTCGCGGTCGGTCTGACCGGCATGCTGGCCGGTAGCCTGCAACGTCGACCGGCGTTTGGTTGGTTGACGCGGGCCTGGGCCATCGGCGTCGGCGCGGCGGCCGTCGGCGTCGTCTTGTATGGAATCCTCGGCGACTGGCAGAACACGTCCCTTCCCGGCCCGCTGAAGTCGCTGGTCTACCGCTTTCAGTATTGGCGGGGAACCTGGAACTTCCTGCAGGACGACTGGCTGCCGGGGTCCGGGCTGGGCCAGTTTCGCAGCCACTACGTCGCACACAAGCTCCCGGAAGCGAGCGAAGACATCGCTGACCCCCACAATCTGTGGCTCGACGCCTGGTCCAACGGCGGACTGCTGGCTCTGATCGGGCTCGCCGTGTTCTTCCTGGCAGCGGTCCGCCCGATCTGGAACCGTGCGGCCGTCGAGGACGAATCCCAGCCGCCATCAATCAGTCCCACCTGGAATCCCCTCCTCGTCGGCGGCGCCGCCGCGGGCATGACGCTGGCATTCCTTGGTCCGTTTCTGCTGCTGTCGGAATGGAACGACGCGCCGCTGGTGCTCCTGTTCGTCTGGGCGTCCCTGATGGGTGCGAGTTCTGTAGCGGGACTTGTTCCGATTGCCGTGCCACTGGGCGCTTTGCGATTTCTGGCGGCGCTGGCGACGGTCACACTGGGATTCCACCTCGTCGGCGCTGGCGGAATCGGGCTGCCGACGGTCGTCCAATCCCTGTTCCTGCTCGCCGTCGCCACGCTCCCCCTGACGCAAAGCACTGCATCCAGTGAAATTGCGATCTGGCGACAGCGGGCCATCGGCAGCGGTTTCGTCCTCGGCACATTGTTCGCGATCGGGTTCGTCGCGATTCCGGTCCAGCTCGCCCGGATTCATCTGGATGCCGGCGACAGAAGTGTCAGTAAGGACCGACGCGACTTTGCAGGGCGGGCCTACCGTGAAGCGGCGGCGACGGCGCCCCTGTGGGTCGAACCGTGGCTGAGGATCGCCACCCTCGAAGAACGGGCCTGGAAAGCTGCAGACCGTCGTGACGAGGCCCGCTTCGACGCAGCGGTGGACGCCATTGAGGCCGCGTGGCGCAGAAATCCCGGCAGCCACCTGATCGCTCAGCAGGCATCCCGGTTGTGGACCGAGCGCGCCGAAGTCACTGGCGCAGCAGGAGATCGCGAACAGGCCGTCGCATGGGCTCAAAAAGCCGTCTCGGCCAGCCCGACGAGCGCCCTGCTGCAGGCGGAACTGGCCATTTCGCTATCGGCGGCGGATCGCGAGTCCGCTGCCGGCGACACCGCCCGGAGGGCGCTCGTCCAGCAGCAAATCAACGAAAGCCAGGGACACGTGGATCGATATCTGTCGCCAGAACTGCTGGATCGGCTGTCAAAGCTGAGTGCCCGTCGGGAAGGGGTGGAATCGCCTCCCGAACAGGGCGGAACTTCGCCTCAGCCGTAA
- a CDS encoding DUF1573 domain-containing protein, with the protein MKPTTIALALFFTACALTITVWLTRSPGQASIPVVIPPEPPADPGPAISPTGPYPKAVTPELDYDFGAAQHMSEGTHTFVIRNEGEAPLVVVAREGDSSCQCTLGKVDGNEPIPPGGEQTVTLKWTIKADVQMFRQWAKIRTNDPERKEIELTIHGRVEKLLAVVPAEVWEIGEIRAGEGATATGAIYSGLLDKFEIESATCTNPAVSVTWEPVSAEKLAEKNSKSAFELKVHVKPDVPIGPFNEQVNVSIAGDHKLNFRVKGVRPGPIDVVGLGWHPDGSRLVLGEFAADKGKNARLFLYVRGFEGDLEIKSVKADMSPAKFTLARDEKFEGATKRYELKIEIPPGPPAARQRSKADKISFELNHPDAAEFLLFLDYLAL; encoded by the coding sequence ATGAAGCCCACCACGATTGCGCTGGCTCTGTTCTTCACCGCATGTGCGTTGACCATCACCGTCTGGCTGACGAGAAGCCCAGGGCAGGCGTCGATTCCGGTGGTGATTCCTCCCGAACCTCCTGCAGATCCCGGTCCCGCGATTTCGCCGACCGGACCCTACCCGAAGGCGGTCACGCCCGAGCTGGACTACGATTTCGGCGCTGCGCAGCACATGTCCGAGGGGACGCACACGTTTGTGATTCGCAACGAGGGCGAAGCTCCCCTCGTCGTCGTAGCCCGCGAAGGGGACAGCTCATGCCAGTGCACGCTCGGAAAAGTCGATGGCAACGAGCCGATCCCGCCCGGCGGGGAGCAGACGGTGACCTTGAAATGGACGATCAAGGCAGACGTCCAAATGTTCCGACAGTGGGCGAAAATCCGCACCAACGATCCGGAACGGAAGGAGATCGAGCTCACCATCCACGGGCGCGTCGAGAAACTGCTGGCGGTGGTTCCCGCGGAAGTCTGGGAAATTGGCGAAATTCGTGCCGGCGAGGGCGCGACGGCGACCGGCGCCATTTATTCGGGGTTGTTGGACAAATTCGAAATCGAAAGTGCGACGTGCACCAACCCGGCCGTCTCGGTCACCTGGGAACCTGTCTCGGCCGAAAAGCTGGCCGAGAAAAATTCCAAGTCGGCGTTCGAGCTCAAAGTGCATGTGAAACCGGATGTCCCCATCGGACCGTTTAACGAACAGGTCAACGTGTCGATCGCGGGGGATCACAAGCTGAACTTCCGCGTGAAGGGAGTCCGGCCCGGTCCGATCGACGTAGTGGGGCTCGGCTGGCATCCCGACGGCAGCAGGCTGGTCCTGGGCGAATTCGCCGCCGACAAAGGCAAAAACGCTAGACTCTTTCTCTACGTCCGGGGATTCGAGGGCGACCTCGAGATCAAGTCTGTCAAAGCGGACATGAGCCCGGCGAAATTCACGCTCGCACGCGACGAAAAGTTCGAGGGGGCCACCAAGCGCTACGAGCTGAAGATCGAGATTCCTCCGGGACCGCCGGCCGCCCGCCAGCGTTCAAAGGCGGACAAGATCAGCTTCGAACTCAATCACCCCGACGCGGCGGAATTCCTGCTGTTCCTCGACTACCTGGCCCTTTAG
- a CDS encoding multiheme c-type cytochrome: protein MQALSFRSSSTPTRWLVLAGLFVCGCEASKTTPGTTPTTSAGKTSTIPASTDGEAKASTESHPPAEPKPLLDGWEVPAAALLLTGEQHGYFEPCGCTLGQSGGMTRRASLVRQLEDRGWKVAGLDVGGTLRRARQQDQIKFDTILTALNDLHYEGLAVGVEELRLGADFLASKPQNSLALLSANVVLFDLPDLGTPRAFKTFTVGNLKVGVTAVLGDSLKAEVAPAGVNTNITIKAPSEVLPGVIQQLQAEKPQLMVLLSHGSLAEAEALAKAYPEFQVVLAAGGPGDPAGRPTKVGETWVIQAGHKGRYVGVLGIYPDATPQLKFELVSLDAKRFPDDAKMHERMREYQQRLKDEEIWKKDELLIRHPEGLKFVGADRCGECHTKAFAVWKETKHAHAWDSLIKGHARPEDKDYISRIYDPECLSCHVVGWEPQEMLRYESGFFDEATTPHLKGQQCEHCHGAGSAHVALETQFQEDAAAVDGEKLKTLRASMRQTLEQAKKSTGCYYCHDTDNSPNFKFEEYWDQIKHEGKD, encoded by the coding sequence ATGCAGGCGCTCTCGTTTCGCTCAAGTTCGACTCCGACCCGCTGGCTGGTCCTGGCGGGCCTGTTCGTCTGCGGTTGCGAGGCCAGTAAAACGACGCCGGGAACGACTCCAACGACCTCCGCGGGGAAAACGTCGACGATTCCCGCGTCGACCGACGGAGAGGCCAAGGCCTCGACTGAGTCACATCCCCCGGCGGAACCCAAACCGCTGCTCGACGGCTGGGAAGTTCCCGCCGCCGCACTGCTGCTGACGGGCGAACAACACGGCTACTTCGAACCGTGCGGCTGTACGCTCGGGCAATCGGGCGGCATGACCCGTCGGGCCAGCCTCGTCCGGCAGCTCGAAGACCGCGGGTGGAAAGTCGCAGGCCTGGATGTCGGCGGAACGCTGCGTCGGGCTCGCCAGCAGGATCAGATCAAGTTCGACACCATTCTGACCGCCTTGAACGATCTCCACTATGAGGGACTGGCGGTCGGCGTCGAAGAGCTCCGTCTCGGGGCCGATTTCCTCGCGTCAAAACCACAGAACTCACTGGCGCTCCTCTCCGCCAACGTAGTCCTGTTTGACCTGCCGGACCTCGGAACCCCCAGGGCCTTCAAGACCTTCACGGTTGGCAACCTCAAAGTCGGGGTGACAGCGGTGCTTGGCGACAGCCTGAAGGCCGAAGTCGCCCCTGCAGGAGTCAACACCAACATCACGATCAAGGCTCCGTCCGAGGTCCTGCCGGGGGTGATCCAGCAGCTTCAGGCGGAAAAGCCTCAACTGATGGTGCTCCTCTCGCACGGCTCGCTGGCCGAAGCCGAGGCCCTGGCCAAAGCCTATCCTGAATTCCAAGTGGTTCTGGCGGCCGGAGGTCCGGGAGACCCGGCCGGCCGACCGACAAAAGTCGGCGAGACTTGGGTGATTCAGGCCGGGCATAAGGGGCGGTACGTGGGCGTGCTGGGAATCTACCCGGACGCCACTCCCCAGTTGAAGTTCGAGCTGGTCAGCCTGGACGCCAAGCGATTCCCTGACGACGCGAAAATGCACGAGCGGATGCGTGAGTACCAGCAGCGTCTCAAAGACGAAGAAATCTGGAAAAAGGATGAACTGCTGATCCGGCATCCGGAGGGGCTCAAGTTCGTCGGCGCCGACCGTTGCGGCGAATGCCATACGAAGGCGTTCGCCGTCTGGAAGGAGACGAAACACGCTCACGCGTGGGACTCGCTGATCAAGGGGCACGCCCGCCCGGAAGACAAGGACTATATTTCGCGGATTTACGACCCCGAATGCCTTTCCTGCCACGTGGTGGGCTGGGAGCCGCAGGAAATGCTTCGCTACGAGTCCGGATTCTTCGATGAAGCGACGACGCCCCACTTGAAAGGCCAGCAGTGCGAGCACTGCCACGGTGCAGGCAGCGCCCACGTCGCGCTGGAAACTCAGTTCCAGGAAGATGCAGCGGCGGTGGATGGCGAAAAACTGAAGACGCTCCGCGCTTCGATGCGGCAGACGCTCGAACAGGCGAAAAAGTCGACCGGCTGTTACTACTGCCACGACACCGACAACAGCCCGAACTTCAAGTTCGAAGAGTATTGGGACCAGATCAAACATGAGGGGAAGGATTGA
- a CDS encoding DUF971 domain-containing protein → MIPAPSQLRAHRDDRVFEIAWPDGSAFRLPFHFVRCECPCAVCVDEITGVRLLDPAAVPAEIQPVQLAFSGNYALKVTWSDGHNTGLYTWSKLAELCRQKAAIAIASGSAP, encoded by the coding sequence TTGATCCCCGCCCCCAGTCAGCTCCGCGCTCATCGCGACGACCGGGTCTTCGAAATCGCCTGGCCCGACGGCTCGGCGTTCCGATTGCCATTTCACTTCGTGCGCTGCGAATGCCCCTGTGCGGTCTGCGTTGACGAGATTACCGGCGTGCGGCTGCTCGACCCCGCCGCCGTCCCCGCCGAAATTCAACCGGTCCAGCTCGCCTTTTCAGGGAACTACGCACTGAAAGTGACCTGGAGCGACGGCCACAACACCGGGCTTTACACCTGGAGCAAACTCGCGGAGTTGTGTCGGCAGAAAGCGGCCATCGCGATCGCTTCCGGCTCTGCCCCTTAA
- the cyaB gene encoding class IV adenylate cyclase has translation MTWEVELKFAVGDRGDLVPELQRLGAVAAGESEQVDTYYAHPCRDFVQTNEAFRLRTVDGQHCLTYKGPVVDRTIKTRQEIEIPCGNGEASESQWRSLIAALGFQTVRQVRKCRRRFTLVRDGRHFEFCLDHVPPLGEFAEIETLVETGDRDVARELVWSLARELGLSTAEPRSYLELLLAYDRDSNS, from the coding sequence GTGACCTGGGAGGTTGAGCTGAAGTTCGCCGTTGGTGACCGTGGCGACCTCGTCCCGGAGCTGCAGCGGTTGGGTGCGGTGGCCGCCGGTGAATCCGAGCAGGTTGACACCTACTACGCGCATCCCTGCCGCGATTTCGTGCAGACCAACGAAGCGTTTCGACTGCGGACCGTCGACGGACAGCACTGTCTGACGTACAAGGGTCCCGTCGTCGACCGGACGATCAAGACGCGCCAGGAAATCGAAATCCCCTGCGGCAACGGCGAGGCCAGCGAATCGCAATGGCGATCGCTGATCGCGGCTCTCGGCTTCCAGACCGTCCGCCAGGTTCGTAAATGCCGTCGCCGGTTTACGCTGGTCCGCGACGGACGCCACTTCGAATTCTGCCTCGATCACGTCCCGCCGCTCGGGGAATTCGCCGAGATTGAAACCCTGGTCGAAACCGGCGACCGGGACGTGGCCCGCGAGCTGGTCTGGTCGCTGGCGCGCGAGCTGGGGCTGTCGACGGCGGAGCCGCGGTCTTACCTCGAACTGCTCCTCGCGTACGATCGCGACTCGAACAGTTGA
- the recA gene encoding recombinase RecA — MAPKAKPAAKKPNAATGGGGDEKMLDNALGQIEKAFGKGSIMKLSDSSMQNIAGISTGALSLDIALGGHGFPRGRIIELFGPESSGKTTLALHAVGCAQKAGGIAAFIDAEHALDPAWAKRLGVNLEDLLVSQPSYGEEGLRIAEMLIQSNAVDIIVVDSVAALVPKAELDGEIGASHVGLQARMMSQALRKLTGIISKSKTTVIFINQLREKIGVMFGSPETTPGGRALKFYSSCRVDVRRISTLKEGETTIGTRVRVKIVKNKVAPPFRMAEFDLLGECGISIEGDLIDLATTYHLIERSGAWLNYGEHRLGQGRDKARAYLKQAPEVAAEIREKILAAYLAGNLSLAAIGEE; from the coding sequence ATGGCGCCCAAAGCCAAGCCCGCTGCCAAGAAGCCAAACGCCGCCACCGGCGGCGGCGGCGACGAAAAGATGCTCGATAACGCCCTCGGACAGATCGAGAAAGCCTTCGGTAAAGGCTCGATCATGAAGCTGTCCGACTCCTCAATGCAGAACATCGCCGGCATTTCCACCGGCGCACTCTCGCTCGACATCGCCCTCGGCGGTCACGGTTTCCCCCGCGGACGAATCATCGAACTGTTCGGCCCCGAATCGAGCGGCAAGACCACTCTGGCGCTGCACGCTGTGGGCTGCGCCCAGAAAGCCGGCGGCATCGCGGCCTTTATCGACGCCGAACATGCTCTCGACCCCGCCTGGGCCAAGCGACTGGGTGTCAACCTGGAAGACCTGCTGGTCAGCCAGCCCAGTTACGGGGAGGAAGGCCTCCGCATTGCCGAAATGCTGATTCAGTCGAACGCGGTCGACATCATCGTCGTCGACTCGGTCGCCGCCCTGGTCCCCAAAGCGGAACTTGACGGCGAAATCGGCGCGTCGCACGTCGGACTGCAGGCCCGCATGATGAGCCAGGCCCTGCGGAAGCTGACGGGCATCATTTCCAAGTCGAAAACGACCGTGATTTTCATCAATCAGCTCCGCGAGAAGATCGGCGTGATGTTTGGCAGCCCGGAAACCACGCCGGGGGGCCGCGCGCTCAAGTTCTACAGCTCCTGCCGCGTCGATGTCCGCCGGATCAGTACGCTGAAGGAGGGGGAGACCACGATCGGTACGCGGGTCCGCGTGAAGATCGTCAAGAACAAGGTCGCCCCTCCGTTCCGCATGGCGGAATTTGATCTGCTCGGCGAATGCGGGATCAGCATCGAAGGAGATCTGATCGACCTGGCGACAACTTATCACCTGATCGAACGGAGCGGCGCCTGGCTCAACTATGGCGAACACCGCCTCGGCCAGGGTCGGGACAAAGCTCGGGCCTACTTGAAGCAGGCTCCGGAGGTCGCCGCCGAAATCCGGGAGAAGATTCTGGCCGCGTATTTGGCCGGGAACCTGTCGCTTGCCGCTATTGGAGAAGAGTAG
- a CDS encoding trypsin-like peptidase domain-containing protein, protein MVRIRKMLAVLVFSLGFLQAALAAPPETPENESAPAVVDPLEQLQHAVERTIADAEPSMVSIATIRPDPAGQVGVDLDPGSLPLDLQARMSDPSKRDFLPGNFGAGIVIAPVGSRSRFVLTNLHVVRGGPITGRPAPIDGTRIELRFASRRACSATIRAADPRSDLAVLEPNWRELGVQPSSVPALVWRDVPPVRKGQFVITLGNPYNIARDGSASAAWGIVSNTLRRPIAPSLSEDQEGTWLADLRTLIQLDTRLNLGGSGGPVLNLKGEVVGLATSLAAIEGYEKAGGLALPFTPGIQRIIGELLDGHEAEYGLLGIAGFEDVPPSDLSAVPGQPAGAVIVMNVPSNSPSAVAGLRGGDYVLKINNADILNKADLMREVGLAGPGVEVDVLIWRSAVAKELTLRVKLAKWPVVDESGIVETVPRYTPWRGLQVDYAMARRGKLPPQGIILRGVLITAVQPGSPAQEAQLEPDQHITHVNRTPISSPAEFQAAVRSSSGSVALTLFGGRTVTLAE, encoded by the coding sequence ATGGTCCGAATCCGGAAAATGCTCGCCGTGCTGGTGTTCAGCCTGGGATTTCTGCAGGCAGCGCTCGCCGCACCTCCAGAGACCCCGGAAAATGAATCGGCCCCGGCCGTCGTCGACCCGCTGGAACAATTGCAGCACGCCGTCGAACGAACCATCGCCGACGCTGAGCCGTCGATGGTGAGCATCGCGACGATCCGCCCGGATCCCGCCGGGCAAGTCGGCGTCGATCTCGATCCCGGCAGCCTGCCGCTCGATCTCCAGGCCCGGATGTCGGACCCTTCGAAGCGGGACTTTCTGCCGGGCAACTTCGGGGCAGGTATCGTGATCGCCCCGGTCGGCAGCCGGTCGCGGTTTGTGCTGACGAATCTGCATGTGGTGCGGGGCGGCCCGATCACCGGCCGACCGGCGCCGATCGACGGCACCCGGATCGAGTTGCGGTTCGCATCCCGGCGAGCCTGTTCCGCCACCATTCGCGCGGCTGATCCACGCAGCGATCTAGCGGTCCTGGAACCCAACTGGCGCGAACTGGGCGTTCAGCCGTCGTCGGTGCCGGCGCTGGTCTGGCGCGACGTCCCGCCGGTTCGCAAAGGCCAGTTCGTCATCACGCTGGGCAATCCCTACAACATTGCGCGAGACGGATCGGCCAGTGCCGCCTGGGGCATCGTCAGCAATACGCTCCGCCGTCCAATCGCCCCCTCGCTCTCCGAAGACCAGGAAGGGACCTGGCTCGCGGACTTGCGGACTCTGATTCAACTTGACACCCGGCTCAATCTGGGTGGCAGCGGCGGGCCGGTCCTCAACCTCAAGGGGGAAGTGGTCGGTCTGGCCACGTCGCTCGCGGCAATCGAGGGCTACGAGAAGGCCGGCGGACTGGCGCTGCCGTTTACGCCCGGAATTCAGCGGATCATCGGCGAGCTTCTGGACGGTCACGAAGCGGAGTACGGACTGCTGGGAATCGCGGGTTTCGAGGATGTTCCGCCGTCGGACCTGTCTGCGGTTCCCGGCCAGCCCGCCGGCGCGGTCATTGTCATGAACGTCCCGTCGAACAGCCCGTCCGCCGTGGCCGGTTTGCGCGGAGGTGACTACGTGCTCAAGATTAATAACGCGGACATTCTGAACAAAGCCGATCTGATGCGCGAGGTCGGGCTGGCTGGGCCGGGAGTCGAGGTCGACGTCCTCATCTGGCGGTCCGCCGTGGCGAAAGAGTTGACTCTCCGGGTGAAACTCGCAAAATGGCCGGTCGTCGACGAATCGGGAATCGTGGAAACGGTGCCTCGATATACGCCCTGGAGAGGTCTGCAGGTTGACTACGCCATGGCCCGCAGGGGGAAGCTGCCCCCTCAGGGCATTATTCTCCGGGGGGTGCTGATTACCGCAGTCCAGCCGGGCAGTCCCGCGCAGGAGGCCCAGTTGGAACCCGATCAGCACATCACCCATGTCAATCGCACCCCGATCTCTTCCCCCGCGGAGTTTCAGGCCGCGGTCCGCTCATCGTCCGGCAGCGTGGCATTGACCCTCTTCGGCGGACGGACAGTGACGCTCGCCGAGTAA